taattgattaacttACAGGCATGGCGCACATGGTGTGTTATCACTACTCAAAATAAGTTTTTCAGTAAACCTGTGTAATCATCTGACATCAGTGTAACTGTTTCTATGCTGCTTATGAATTTGATGAAATTACAGTTTATTGCCACCTTCATCTACTGTCTATTTgttcttctgtctagacaacTGACCTTGTACTAGCCAGGATTATTTTTAACCAAAACaagttaatataaatttgtaattgatataaatttgcagttgatataaatttgattaataatatttacaatTTGTCAATATCTACAATCTACAATATCTGTACACACAAATAGTGGTTGTGCAGTCTGTCCACACTGCCAAGTCAGCCACCTACAAAACACTTCGAATAATTGCCCTGAGAGAAGAACTTGCTGAATCGTAGTCTGCCTGCCTTTCTTTGCCGGACATTCTGCCACCATGCTGTTTGTCAGTAGAATAACTTGTTATGTGTCTACAAAGACCTAATTCCAACTGGCTTATCACTCATTCTGATAGCTTGTACATAAAAATGGCCACAGTAGAAATCTAATGTTGACTTAGTTtataaggtgtgtgtgtgtgtgtgtgtgtgtgtgtgtgtgtgtgtgtgtgtgtgtgtgtgtgtgtgtgtgtttgtgtgtgtgtgtgtgtgtgtgtgtgtgtgtgtgtgtgtgtgtgtttgtgtgtgtgtgtgtgtgtgtgtgtgtgtgtgtgtgtgtgtgtgtgtgtgtgaagaaaACTTGTAAGTTGTgcatgtaattaattattgtgaaaCCTTGTGCTTGCATAACTGCACACAAAATAATAGTAATGACTATGTGAATGATCCTGACTTTGTAGGAAATTTGATTTGCTTCAGAGGAGGCTCAAACTCTCGACTCTTTTGAGGCACTTGCTTGCATTGAGAAGGCCCACTCCATAACATTTCCCACCTGCAGCAATAAATACATAGAAACACACagtctcacacacacacacacacacacacacacacacacacacacacacacacacacacacacactgaacaaaAGACATGATTATCTAGTTTGCCTAAGCATCTGAAGACCAAACAAATCACGACCTTACAAGTGACTATAAACCTGTCACCTTATCTCTCCACTAGACAGTCGAGCTTCTGGAGATGCATTGCAAGCAAGAATACGAACAACAGCTCCTGGATGATATGTTTCAAGAATCCTGATTCTTGTTGGATACACAAGGTCATTGAACTCCAGCTCTGAAGAgtgaacacaacacacttGCATTTGCTATCACCACATAAACAGCAAACACAGTGTTGCACACACCAACAAAGTCTTGAGATATAAAATTCTTTGATGATCTTCGTTTGATGCGCTTAGGAGCAGATGGTGCCATACTCCACCAGGGTCCATATGTCCTCTACACACAAAAAATTGACTTGTTAAGCAAAACAGCTGTTgcaaatattaaaaaatacgtgtgacactgtgtgtgacactgtgtgtgacactgtgtgtgtgtgtgtgtgtgtgtgtgtgtgtgtgtgtgtgtgtgtgtgtgtgtgagtgtgtgtgtgtgtgtgtgtgtgtgtgtgtgtgtgtgtgtgtgtgtgtgtgtgtgtgtgtgtgtggtagcaTACAAAGATAAATCTACATGCTGATAACAAGAAACTGATTTGTTGCTTTTTTTCTCTCTGTCCCAATACTATGATGATATAGCAAGTACAAAATACACAATATTTACCCACAGACCAACCACATTGTGTGTACTAAAAACACAAACTGGGGTGCACATCCAGAGACCACAGACTGAAGACCACCTAGAAGACACAGAAAGACTTAGAAAATTGTCCAGAGACTTTCCAATTCCTTCGAGAACACGGTGAAAGATCTTTACAAACGCCCAaactgttaatatcaactaatccATTGTGAAATCCGAGAAATCAAGAGTGTTGGCACGAGCACAACTAGTGTTCATTGTAAGTCTGTCACATTCATCCTCCAGTCACCCTGAATGATTGACATTTGACATGTTTGGTCAGAGCTCACCACAAGACATGCCAACATGAACAGTGTCTTGATGACTGTTGCACTGAAAATGCAGACGTTTCATGTACACCAAAAAGGCAAAAAAATCATAAAGTTCAAAACTCTCATTACaaatagctaattaattaaatacgtATACAGCAACACAGTAAAAAGATAGTTAATCCGGGATATTGTACGTAATAAATGaactgaaattaattaaattaaattagaaagaaacgtatacatgtgtgtgtgtgtgtgtgtgtgtgtgtgtgtgtgtgtgtgtgtgtgtgtgtgtgtgtgtgtgtgcgtgtgcgcgtgtgtgtaacGCGTTTGCTTACCAGCACAAAAGCTTTAGTGTGGTCTTCATAATTTGGATAGATACACGACTCGCCTGCGAGGTTGTAGGCTGTGTAGCTGCCACTCCGACGATCACTTCCGTACTGACTAGAAAAGTTAACTACCCGAGCGGCTACCTGCCTGAACGACATGAAAACTGAGTCACCCGGATAATGTCGATTCCTCGAACTCCAGACCGAAAATACGCGCGAATAGTTTGAAACCTTCGTAATTGCTATTAACACCACGATATTGTACAAAATATCAATACTAATTTGTTTAAACAGTCGACGCCTTTCTGATAGCCAAATAACTCTGTACAATGTCGGAAGGTAACGATCGAATTATGGCAAACTCGTTTGGTGTGCTGTATCTCATGCCTGTTTGAGGGTCTTGATATGTTGCCAGCAAACCAAacaagtcactgtacttcTTGGCTGGTTTGAAAGATGGAGGAGCATCAATGCTGCTGTAAGTTGGATCGTCCTGCTGCCATGGCAACATCCGCTCATTTCCAAGGATTTGTTTCAGATTCTTCCACACGCGTTTCTTGTTCATAGCTCCTTGTCTGAATGCAAAGTTTTGATCCTTGAAACaaaatctgtttgttgttgactttGTTTGGCTCTGTTTTGTCCTATCTCCTTCTCTCGATGGACGTGGATTGTCCTCGTAATAGTCAAACTCTTCCCATGTGACTCGATGTTTCTTTCTCctctttgatgttgatgactGAACAACCGGACTGATTGTTCTGTGATTCTTTTTCTTTCTACTACTCATCTTGCgctacacacaacaaccaagcaatcaaacaaaaggctgtgttgtgcatgtgcttgtgtgtgtttgtttgtttgtttgtgtgtgtgcgtgtgtgtttgttttcgtttgtttgtgtgtgtgagcttgtttgtttgtgtgtttgtgtgtgtctgttagtttgtttgtttgtttgtgtgtgtgtgtgtgtgtgtgtgtgtgtgtgtgtgtgtgtgtgtgtgtgtgtgtgtgtgtgtgtgtgtgtgtgtgtgtgtgtgtgtgtgtgtggtgtgtgtgtgtgtgtgtgtgtgtgtgtgtgtgtgtgtgtgtgtgtgtctgtgtgtgtgtctgtgtgcgc
This window of the Corticium candelabrum chromosome 17, ooCorCand1.1, whole genome shotgun sequence genome carries:
- the LOC134193107 gene encoding INO80 complex subunit C-like codes for the protein MSSRKKKNHRTISPVVQSSTSKRRKKHRVTWEEFDYYEDNPRPSREGDRTKQSQTKSTTNRFCFKDQNFAFRQGAMNKKRVWKNLKQILGNERMLPWQQDDPTYSSIDAPPSFKPAKKYSDLFGLLATYQDPQTGMRYSTPNEFAIIRSLPSDIVQSYLAIRKASTV